One window from the genome of Saimiri boliviensis isolate mSaiBol1 chromosome 2, mSaiBol1.pri, whole genome shotgun sequence encodes:
- the LOC120360684 gene encoding histo-blood group ABO system transferase isoform X2 yields MVYPQPKTLTPCRKDVLVVTPWLAPIVWEGTFNIDILNEQFRLRNTTIGLTVFAIKKYVAFVKLFLETAEKHFMVGHRVNYYVFTDQAAAVPHVALGAGRQLSVLEVPAYQRWQDVSMHRMEMISDFCERRFLREVDYLVCTDVDMKFSDHVGVEILSPLFGTLHPSFYGSSRAAFTYERRPQSQAYIPRDEGDFYYLGGFFGGSVQEVQRLTRACHQAIMIDQANGIEAVWHDESHLNKYLLRHKPTKVLSPEYLWDQQLLGWPPILKKLRFVAVPKNHQAIRNP; encoded by the exons ATGGTCTACCCCCAGCCAAAGACGCTGACACCCTG TAGGAAAGACGTCCTTGTGGTGACCCCTTGGTTGGCTCCCATCGTCTGGGAGGGCACCTTCAACATCGACATCCTCAACGAGCAGTTCAGGCTTCGGAACACCACCATCGGGTTAACTGTGTTTGCCATCAAGAA ATACGTGGCCTTCGTGAAGCTGTTCCTGGAGACGGCGGAGAAGCACTTCATGGTGGGCCACCGGGTCAACTACTATGTCTTCACTGACCAGGCGGCCGCGGTGCCGCACGTGGCGCTGGGGGCTGGCCGGCAGCTGTCGGTGCTCGAGGTGCCCGCCTACCAGCGCTGGCAGGATGTGTCCATGCACCGCATGGAGATGATCAGCGACTTCTGCGAGCGGCGCTTCCTCCGCGAGGTGGATTACCTGGTGTGCACCGACGTGGACATGAAGTTCAGCGACCACGTGGGCGTGGAGATCCTGTCCCCGCTGTTCGGGACCCTGCATCCCAGCTTCTACGGAAGCAGCAGGGCGGCCTTCACGTACGAGCGCCGGCCCCAGTCCCAGGCCTACATCCCCAGGGACGAGGGCGATTTCTACTACCTGGGGGGGTTCTTCGGGGGATCAGTGCAAGAGGTGCAGCGGCTCACCAGGGCCTGCCACCAGGCCATAATGATCGACCAGGCCAATGGCATCGAGGCCGTGTGGCACGACGAGAGCCACCTGAACAAGTACCTGCTGCGCCACAAACCCACCAAGGTGCTGTCCCCCGAGTACCTGTGGGACCAGCAGCTGCTGGGCTGGCCCCCCATCCTGAAGAAGCTGAGGTTTGTGGCTGTGCCCAAGAACCACCAGGCAATCCGGAACCCATGA
- the LOC120360684 gene encoding histo-blood group ABO system transferase isoform X1 produces MAELLRTLAGKPKCSAPLPMILFLTMLVLVLFGYGVLSPRSLTPGRLELEARTPLREPGGLQSVTLPRMVYPQPKTLTPCRKDVLVVTPWLAPIVWEGTFNIDILNEQFRLRNTTIGLTVFAIKKYVAFVKLFLETAEKHFMVGHRVNYYVFTDQAAAVPHVALGAGRQLSVLEVPAYQRWQDVSMHRMEMISDFCERRFLREVDYLVCTDVDMKFSDHVGVEILSPLFGTLHPSFYGSSRAAFTYERRPQSQAYIPRDEGDFYYLGGFFGGSVQEVQRLTRACHQAIMIDQANGIEAVWHDESHLNKYLLRHKPTKVLSPEYLWDQQLLGWPPILKKLRFVAVPKNHQAIRNP; encoded by the exons ATGGCTGAGCTGCTGCGGACGCTGGCGG GAAAACCAAAATGCTCCGCACCTCTACCCATGATCCTTTTCCTAACAATGCTTGTCTTGGTCTTGTTTGG TTACGGGGTCCTAAGCCCCAGAAGCCTAACGCCAGGACGCCTGGAACTGGAGGCCCG CACACCTCTTAGGGAACCGGGCGGTCTGCAGAGTGTCACATTGCCAAG GATGGTCTACCCCCAGCCAAAGACGCTGACACCCTG TAGGAAAGACGTCCTTGTGGTGACCCCTTGGTTGGCTCCCATCGTCTGGGAGGGCACCTTCAACATCGACATCCTCAACGAGCAGTTCAGGCTTCGGAACACCACCATCGGGTTAACTGTGTTTGCCATCAAGAA ATACGTGGCCTTCGTGAAGCTGTTCCTGGAGACGGCGGAGAAGCACTTCATGGTGGGCCACCGGGTCAACTACTATGTCTTCACTGACCAGGCGGCCGCGGTGCCGCACGTGGCGCTGGGGGCTGGCCGGCAGCTGTCGGTGCTCGAGGTGCCCGCCTACCAGCGCTGGCAGGATGTGTCCATGCACCGCATGGAGATGATCAGCGACTTCTGCGAGCGGCGCTTCCTCCGCGAGGTGGATTACCTGGTGTGCACCGACGTGGACATGAAGTTCAGCGACCACGTGGGCGTGGAGATCCTGTCCCCGCTGTTCGGGACCCTGCATCCCAGCTTCTACGGAAGCAGCAGGGCGGCCTTCACGTACGAGCGCCGGCCCCAGTCCCAGGCCTACATCCCCAGGGACGAGGGCGATTTCTACTACCTGGGGGGGTTCTTCGGGGGATCAGTGCAAGAGGTGCAGCGGCTCACCAGGGCCTGCCACCAGGCCATAATGATCGACCAGGCCAATGGCATCGAGGCCGTGTGGCACGACGAGAGCCACCTGAACAAGTACCTGCTGCGCCACAAACCCACCAAGGTGCTGTCCCCCGAGTACCTGTGGGACCAGCAGCTGCTGGGCTGGCCCCCCATCCTGAAGAAGCTGAGGTTTGTGGCTGTGCCCAAGAACCACCAGGCAATCCGGAACCCATGA